The genomic segment TATAattctgataagaaatacagaccagaaaactgaAATGAGAGGCCACTcaaaaaaatgaatcatcactatggaagaaaccgttaatcagtggaatgagtctgagcctccatgggagacatcctaaTGATTTGAGCAGACGAGCTGGTGACAGGGAAGCTTCGAGAGCCCAACTCAGAGTTGGaggcctcttcccagaaacaggggTTActtggggaaatacaggacaaggtgggtAACATTTCAAAATATCTAAAATACATAAAAGGCAAACAAACcaggcaataaatgcagaaaatgccaagacaaaccagacacaatccaacacattctgggatcctgcagcagtttaactcaatctgattacttacaaaggtacGATCgggtggcaaatatcattcaccaaaatcttgctttaaaatacaaactcatgaacgaCCACTGTAACTTCATCAAGGCacaataaattcaagcctgattcagttttagagtcaaaatcttacaaattatatgataatcaatacataacTACTAATAAgaaaatccataataaccatctagatataatattacaggataaacaagaagGAACAACTCcttcaatagataaaaccattcccaacacacacatgttcctcgaccagtggagcacctcaccacaggcattgtttgtgtcagcAGTCAGACAACCAAATTACTTTCTCTGTCAATTGGCTTCCAAATCTTGCTACTCTGTCATCGTTGCCACGCctggctgctgattcccttctcctcatcatttgTTCTTATCCCGACCATcgttcagagccccaaactctgccctgtgcagacccgcctctggtttctgaccctgcttcgtTGAAAATCCAACTGATAGTtttccattctgctttcagtcttcacAGGACAGTAATGTTTTCTAACAAACCTTTAGAAaaagggaaaatgacccataatgtggaaatgagtcgtgattaaggaggttaactaacgatgttattcttcctcagcccagagactagaggggcaaagaacatctcagacagaactgcagtcagctccacTTCTTcattctgcagaaaattcaacggaaacttcttcacacacagtggtgactgtttggaacaacaggggaagatttaaaaaggactgtcgtggaactgaatcactggcatgGTCCAGCCTGCCTGAGTTGACTCTTTGCTGTACACTATGTATGTTATAAATTCACGAAGTACCAGAGACAGTTTAAaataaactgatttatttgtctcaggtccagaatattaaactcctgtcccattaaaggtgaatatgcagcagaagaaactcctcccatgtccagtgaccagggtgcagaactgggtgtggtgagcaacagcaataattgcagagttcagcaccgacaatcactctcgaaattgcattcagcagtGGCGATgaacaaatatccagcatgaggcttattgaaactttctctccagtgtgaacccggtagtatGTCACAAGTATAACatgctgtaatgtttcactgctgaggtaatggtttctctgcagcagtaatgtttaggttacgactagagataacagggttttggagtgtggggctatccaatgacagaaatggTCTTccatgtgagtctggaagagagatttttgcggtcttttgccggggagaaatgagaagatgtgaatggagagagtggaccctttttcttttatttgtttacttcactaacccAATAGTTAAAGTAAAAATTATGAACCTcaattgtttaatcgcatattatGTACTGTTTCTTATTTCGGggtacttatttgtaacaggggacgcatcgcgcagcatccacccaaacgagatttcttcagTCTGGCCGGGCTGGGGTGCTATCACCAGCTATATTAAGATGCTAGCTGAGGCAAGAGTTATAtgaggttagatgactgagtgaatcgcttcccacattcagagcaggtgaacaccCTCTCAACagtgtgaacctggtagtgtgtcataaggatagataactgaatgaatctGTTACGTACACACAATGGTCTAAATGAACCAGCAACAACagagcacacctggagtctggttttgatattAAAAaccactatttattagtaactactcaatatagtaacttaaaccaGGTAAATCAAAAGTTAGCCATGTTATGCATATATTTGTGTGTAAATACAATTCCCAAACTTGTTAAAGCTTGGGTGGCAAGAGTTAAAGTCTTACGATGGAAATGTAaggaagttcagttcaatccacggaattggtgtgagtgtgtgtgtgtgtgtgtgtgtgtgtgtgtgtgtgtgtgtgtgtgtgtgtgtgtgtgagagagagagagagagagatagatagatatttgTGATCCAAGGTGaaaaccacacttggagaagAACGAGTAAACAGGTCCCATTGATCTTCCGTCGTCAGGCTCAGAATCCACTCTCGAGTTAGCCAGACGCAGCTTATCACTAAGGGGACCGTCTTCGAGGGTGAGCTACCACCCAGGCGAGGGTAGACACACCGGTAGCCTCCACAGGGTCAGCCCTGACACACACCGTGAcagccactgatcgattctcctgatcgatcctcAACCCACGCTTGTGGGCACTCGAAAGTTCCACCCAGTGACTCCTCTGTCACTGGCCTCCTTTCACTGACCGGTCGCCGTAACCGGTGTCCCACTGTGTGTCTCTGGGAGAGTCATCTGACCTTGCTTAAATAAACACGCtacgaagcaactgtgaacatcgaactgtccatcacataactccgcctctctctcaccatggcaaccaagaagcaactgtgaacatcaaactgtccatcacatagctccgcctctctctcaccatggcaaccaagaagcaactgtgaacatcgaactgtccatcacataactccgcctctctctcaccatggcaaccaagaagcaactgtgaacatcgaactgtccatcacataactccgcctctctctcaccatggcaaccaagaagcaactgtgaacatcgaactgtccatcacataaccccgcctctctctcaccatggcaaccaagaagcaactagCAGTACTGTAGacagtttttctctctctcttatttaaaggcacagtccatgtCCACCACGAGTACTTCACCACATTCACAGTAGGTGatcggcctctccccggtgtgaactcagtgatgcccaattggttgatttggctgagagaatttcttcccacagtctgagtgggtgatcggcctctccccagtgtggactcgctgatgttctttcagttgagatgacgtaatgaatcccttcccacggaCAGAGCGGGTGAACGGCCATTTCCCTGTGTGTCAGTATGTGAAatgaccaactgaatcccttcccacagactgagcaagttAATCGTCACTCcctagtgtgaactgactggtgtctcagtagatgaggTGAGCAAGTGaagcccttcccacagactgagcaggtgaacggtctctccccggtgtgaactcgctgatgtgccttcagatgagatgactgaatgaagcccttcccacagtctgagcaggtgaacggcctctccccagtgtgaactcgctgatgcaccttcagttcaaatgactctacgaatcccctcccacacactgagcaggtgaatggcctctccccagtgtgaactgactggtgtctcagtacagCAGATGACTTTGTGAAATCCtctccacagactgagcaggtgaatggcctcaccccagtgtgaattcgccgatgtaccttcagttgagatgactgagtaaatcccatcccacagtctgagcaggtgaatggcctctctccagtgtgaattcgccgATGTAccatcagttgagatgactgagtgaattccttcccacagtctgagcaggtgaacggcctctccccagtgtgaactcgctgatgtaccttcagttgagatgactcagggaatcccttcccacagtctgagcaggtgaatggcctctctccactgtgaactcgctgatgtacctttagtttaaatgactgagtgaattccttcccacagtctgagcaggtgaacggcctctccccagtgtgaactcgctgatgtaccattaggtcagataaccgagtgaatccttccccacaacttCAGCAGATGATCAGCCTCTGTTCGAAGTGAACTGACCAGtttgtccacaggtgggaagaccgactgaatcccttctcacacacagaacaggtgaatggccttgtcccagtgtgaacttgctgatgtaccttcagttgagatgaccgactgaatccattcccactgtctgagcagatgaatgggttctCCCCTTTGTTGACGTAcggctgggattttcttttatctactgtcagtttaaagtgccacagttttaaagccATGAAAACATTTTCTgcccagatgaatggttggtctgcacagctgttaaaaggaattaaatgaatattagtattatttcatgttcttgtcacagagtcatagaaaagtacaacacagaaacaggccctttggcccatctagtttatgttgaactatttaaactgtctaccccTGTACCCcgaccatccaggtacctatacaaacctcttacatgttgaaattgagctcgcatgcaccagttggactgtctgctcattccacacctggatgaccatctgtgtgaaaaactttcccctcatgttccccttaatgtttcacctttcacccttaatccatggcctctggttgtagtcccaccccatctcagtggaaaaagccagcttgcatttaccccatctataaccctcataattttggcacacctccatcaaatctcccctcgatcttctacattccaaggaataaagccctgacctgttcaaactttccctataacccaagtcctccagacctggcaacatccttgtgaattttctctgaactctttcaacctcttttacatctttcctgtaggtaggtgataaaactgcacacaacactccaaattaggcctcaccaatgtctcgtgCAGTgtgaacataacatccatctcctgcactcagtactttggttcatgaaggccaatatgccaaaatctttctttccgtccctatttaactgtgtcaccactttcagtgaattatggacatgtattcccagatcccttccttctgcagcactcctcagtgcccgaccattcactgtgtaagacccaggtcctatcaaaatgcaacacctcgcacttgtctccattaaattccattttgcatttctccagctggtccagatcacactgcaagccattatatccttcctcactatccactacacccacaatcttagtgtcatccagaaatctgctgatccagttaaccacactatcatccagattactgatctagatgacaaacaacaacagatccagcaccgattcctgtggcaaaccactagtcacaggcctccagtcagagaggcaaccatcggcTTCTCCCAAAACCAGTGTCTCATGCAATTTACTATcttatcttgaatgctgagtgactgaaccttcttgaccaacctcccatatcagactttgtcaagtgccttgctaaagtccatgtagacaacatccactgccttgccttcatccactttcctgacaacttcctcgagagactctattagattggttagacatgacctaccatgcacgaagccatgctgcctatccttaatctatctatccaaatacttacatatctggttcctgcacatacgttccaatgactttcccactactgatgtcaagctcattgACGTATAATTTCCtactttatttttagagcctttcttgaacagcggaacaacattggctgtcctccaatcctccagtacctcaactGTCACTAAGgattatttaaatatctgtgcttgtgccccaacaatttctgcacttgttttccgcagagtcccagggaacaatttgtcaggccctggggatttatccacactaatttgccttcagacagcaaacacctccacccctgcaatctgtacagggtccatgaagttgatgccattttgcctcacttctatagactctgtgtccatctcctgagtaaacatGGATGcacaaataatatttaaaatctcccccatatattttgtctcctcatacagattaccattctgatggtccagagtgggcatgtttctgtactgaactggCCAAACGTGATTGGGAGGGGAAGCTGGTAAGAATgatgatggagcagcaatggctggagtttctgggagcaattcgggagctgagtgatcgatacatcccaaagaagtggaagcattagaaaggcagGGGGACAAAAccgtggatgaaatgagaagccaaagccaacataaaaagcaaagagagggcaaacaaaagagcaaaatctattgggaagcttttagaaagcaacagaagatgactaaaaaaAGATGTCAGATGAGTTCagggtgtggaattatgatattgtagtcactaatgagtctttgtagcacccaacagtctgaggcatttgaaggaacaaaatatccagggcctcaatatctcttgaaaaccaaggttccctgcaccagttacctttcaacttttattttggcaggcacatacaaactctacaccctcaatacttcacttctgaagaattcccacttaccaagtactcctttgccagaaaacagcccgtccacacttgtcagatccattctgataccatcagaattgacctttctccaatttagaatctccacCCATGGTTCAGTCCTTTCTTTTTCCATGTTAActtggaatctcatggcattatgatcactagatgcaaagtgttcccatacactaatATTCTGTCACTAGCCCTGGAATATTTTCTAATAGCTTATTGCACATTTCTATGCTGGGAATTCTATGTGCTGATTAATGgcacatctgacaaactctaccccatctagtccttttacatatGGGAGTCACGTCAATCTATGGAAATTTATAATCGCTTAGTATATCAAGCATTGGCGTACTCTGCGATCTCTCTTGCtaatttgttcctccaaattcctCAGATTGTTGGGTGCAAACAAGCCCCAGTCATGGCAACAAGATCACAATTCCATGTCCTGAGGTCTGAACAGCATTtgcctggtgtcaagaaaacaacctctccctcactgccacaaaaacaaaggagctgattatggactacagaaggaatggagacaggctaacccctatttacaccaatggatctggggttgagagggtgaacagctttaagttcctcggcatacacatcaccgaggatctcacatggtctgtacataccggctgtgtggtgaaaaaggcacagcagtgcctccctcacgtcagacggttgaagaagtctgaaatggggccccaaatcctaagaactttctacagagtcacaactgagagcatcctgactggctgcatcactgcctggtctgggaactgtacttcccttaatcacaggaacctgcagagagtggtgtggacagcccagcgcatctgtagttgtgaactgcccatgattcaggacatttacagggacaggtgtgtaaaaggggcccagAGGACCACTGGGGACCCTACTCACCCGAACCACAGACTGTTccaagctgctaccatccgggagacagtactgcagcataaaagccagaaccaacaggattCTTCTATCAGGCCATcacactgcttaattcatgctgatacaactgtatttctatgttatattgactgtcctgttctattataaattactataaattgcacattgcacatttagatggagatgcaacacagagttttactcctcatgcatgtgaaggatgtaagtaagaaagtcaattcaattcaccctctctatTACCTGgcattctggctcccatcccctcTACAACTTTGGtttaacaccacccccccacccaccataccAGCACAAGCAAGCCTTAAcactaggatatcagtccccttctagttctgtTGCCGTAACtagcaaatcccctatcacccctttgactttcctctgccacgtaatctcctccccccaacagtttctaaagtg from the Mobula birostris isolate sMobBir1 chromosome 13, sMobBir1.hap1, whole genome shotgun sequence genome contains:
- the LOC140208281 gene encoding uncharacterized protein isoform X2, coding for MVHQRVHTGERPFTCSDCGKEFTQSFKLKVHQRVHSGERPFTCSDCGKGFPESSQLKVHQRVHTGERPFTCSDCGKEFTQSSQLMVHRRIHTGERPFTCSDCGMGFTQSSQLKVHRRIHTGVRPFTCSVCGEDFTKSSAVLRHQSVHTGERPFTCSVCGRGFVESFELKVHQRVHTGERPFTCSDCGKGFIQSSHLKAHQRVHTGERPFTCSVCGKGFTCSPHLLRHQSVHTRE